TCTTCTACGAGCAGGCACCGGATGCAATGAGAAGCTTGTGCTCGGCTCTTTCGCTTACAACTGCTGCATTGGGGAACTATTTGAGTACATTTCTAGTAAATGTTGTCACAGATGTGAGCACCAAGCATGGTAGGCCTGGTTGGATACCGGACAATCTGAATTATGGACATCTTCACTACTTCTTCTGGCTTTTGGCAGCTTTGAGTGTGCTGAATTTGGGGGCTTATCTTCTTGTTGCTAGGTGGTATACTTATAAGATAGCTGTATTGTCCATCCACTGATTTGCAGAGATTGATGTCGGatgttatttgttattttcatGCCAAAGTTCCGCCAGGAACTGAAAAATAGTATGGGACATGATCTATTACCGCATGAGTACGAGTTATGTTATGCGCTACCGTACAAGTTCTTTTAATGCATAATAagaggtaaacaactctcacgcACAAGAATCTCACGGTACGTGAAATCAGGAATAAACAGGATATACGTAGATTTTACtctcatataatatgtggagtaACTTTTACTTTTTCTAAGAATTGAATTTGTATTTGTAACCTCTAAGTTGTATCTAATTATACCTCGGCATAACAATTTTGTTTGTCCGGATACCTCTTAATCACAAGTTTGTTTGTCGTTTCATGCATGGTATTGACGCATTTTAACTAACACCTTATATGCCTTGCTAATTATACCGAGTTTTAGAACTTTGACATAAGTATACACTATGAAACTACCACCAAAATGTTATATGGGCCCAAAATGTTGACGGATCTGCTAACAACTTGGATCGTAAATTTATGTGATGGGCCGTGTAGGTCTAATAGGCCGGTTACATATCCCCGTCATCTGCTCCCGAACCCAAAATCCAAATGCATTGCTGTTTgatgtttctactttctagatTCTGCAATTGAGTGGTTGGGCCCTTCGTATGGCTAAATGGGTCTCTCTGGACCAAATATTGATTAAATGGGCCTATCATCACTGCCAAGGAGCCGCTCCAGAATATATCACGGTTCTGGGCTTCTGAATTTTTTAGTTCGGCCTTATAACATTATTTGGGCACTCTGGACTAATTTTTTTAGTTGGGccttataaaatattattaaatgaAACATTAACAACAAAAACGTAAATGCAGGAGTATATAGCCATAAAATGTATTGACAGTCTTTCCGGAAGGTTGGGAGTAAGATCGACTGACTGAGAAAATCTGCTCCTCCCAGATCCTGATCCTGCCTCCACTGCAAGAATCTCGTATGATTTATCCTTCAAATCTTGAATAATGATCCGATGATGCAATTTAAATTTACCCTTTTTATCAGATGAGGATTCGATTTTGAATAGAAATGAGTAATTGAGTTGGCAAAATGTGTACGTATCTGGCAACCCAAAGAGTCCAGATACAAAGATGTTTGTATCTCTTCATTAGAATGTAATCTTCTCAATTAAAGAATGATATTGAATCCAACGTTCCATAATAATAAACCTTCATCCCATTTATTGCTGACAATCTGGTTTTACTCTGTTGGGCAATAACGCTTTGGTGGTATATTCACACTCCAAACTAATCGTCACCATTAAGGAACCAGATTCTCCTTCCTAGGTTTCTTTGACATCTCTCTCTATTCTCTATCGTCTGTTCGTCTCTTCAACTTCaaggtatgtttcaaattccgcTCTCTCATTCTTCATACCCTCCTTATATATTTGGGTTGGAATCATTTAGTCCTTCGACATTAAtttttaacatttgtgttgcTAAATGGGTTAGGGTAGTCGATTGGAGTAGAGGATCAAGAGTGTGTCTTGATTGGGGCAAAGATTACAATGGCAGAAGGTGATATTTACACAAAGGATGGGACTGTGGATTTCCACAACAATCCTGCCAACAAAAACAAGACGGGGAATTGGAAGGCCTGCCGTTTCATTCTTGGTACACAACtgctttctccttcttctttttttgtactAACGTAAATCTAGGCCCCTCCAGAACAGTTTGTACCAGCGTTGGTGACAGTTAAGACTGGTCCAAAGTTCATGCGAGTAGGGGCCAAGAAATGTGGTAAGCCCAGGAAATCAAAATTCCACAAGGAAATATTTCCGTTGTTTAGTTCGAAACCAGGATTTATCCAATttggttggttcgaactcccgacTTCGAATATTGTAGGACCTAAATCCTGAGATATAACCAACTAGGCTATTGCTAATTTGCTTCATATCATTACCCTTAAAACTATGTACGACTGAGTAGCAGGAATTTTGGGCATTTTGAtcgcattgtttttttttttaacatcacAGGAAATGAATGCTGCGAACGATTGGCATACTATGGGATGGGTACCAATTTGGTGAACTATCTTCAACTGCGTTTCAATCAGGGAAATGCTACTGCATCAAAGAATGTTAATGACTGGTCAGGAACTTGCTACCTCACACCATTGATTGGTGCCTTTCTAGCGGATGCATACTTGGGAAGATTCTGGACAATTGCCGGTTTTGTAGTTGTCTACATTTTGGTGAGTAATTGCACAATGAATATGCTGCTTTTTCATGTATAACTAGCTGGACATTTTGGTGAGTAATTGAACAATGAATATGATGCTCTTTCATGTATAACTAGCtggttatatatgtgtgtgtatcatGTAGGGACTGGTACTCCTCACAATGTCTGCATCTGTTGGTGGACTAACTCCCCATTGTGATAAGGATTCTTGTCACCCAACAACAGTTCAGAGCACGGTCCTCTTCATCGCTCTTTACATGATTGCTCTAGGAACTGGTGGGATCAAACCCTGTGTCTCATCTTTTGGGGCTGATCAGTTCGATGAGAGCGATGACATtgagagggagaagaagagtTCTTTCTTCAACTGGTTTTACCTTTCAATCAATATTGGTGCTCTTATTGCAGCTTCTGTTTTGGTGTGGATACAAATGAATGTTGGATGGGGTTGGGGATTTGGAGTCCCAACAGTTGCAATGGCTATGGCAATCGTGTTTTTCTTCTTGGGTAGCGGATTGTATCGTCATCAAAAACCTGGAGGCAGTCCCCTCACAAGAATTTTCCAGGTTATAGTAGTGACCTTCAAGAAGTTAAATGTAAAAGTTCCGGCTGATAAGTCCCTTCTTTACGAAACTACTGATGAGGAGTGTAACATTGCTGGAAGTCGCAAGCTTGAGCACACCGAGGAACTCAAGTAAGTAACTTATTTCAAATATGAGCCATTAACATCGATACTTTGTTTCGCaattgattcaaatttggttgAACTACAGGTTGTTTGACAAGGCTGCGGTGGAGACTGAGAACGACCAGATCAAAGGTTTACCAAGTCCGTGGAGACTATGCACCGTAACACAAGTTGAAGAGCTGAAATCCATTATTAGGTTGCTTCCAATATGGGCATCTGGGATCGTTTTCTCGACAGTGTATGGTCAAATGAACACCATTTTTGTTCTGCAAGGTAACACAATGGATCAACACATGGGGCCACATTTTCAGATTCCATCAGCATCTCTCTCGCTGTTCGACACTCTTAGTGTCATCTTTTGGGCTCCTGTGTATGACCAAGTAATTGTCCCATTCGCAAGAAAGTTCACAGGCCATGAACGAGGCTTCACTACGCTGCAACGGATGGGCATTGGCCTTGTCGTATCGATTCTTGCCATGGTCACTGCGGGGGTTTTGGAGGTTGTTCGAATCGACATTGTGAAGAGGAACAATTACTATGATCTCAAAACCATTCCAATGTCGATTTTCTGGCAGGTTCCGCAGTATTTTCTTATAGGATGTGCTGAAGTTTTCACTTTTATTGGGCAATTGGAGTTTTTCTATGACCAGGCACCTGATGCTATGAGGAGTCTGTGCTCGGCCCTCTCGCTTACGACCACCGCGCTGGGAAGTTACTTGAGTTCTCTGCTTGTTACAATTGTGACTAAAGTGACTACAAGGCATGGGGAGCTTGGTTGGATTCCTGATAATCTCAACAGAGGCCATCTCGATTACTTCTACTGGCTGCTGTCAATCCTTAGCCTCCTCAACTTCTTTGTGTATCTCTTGATTGCCAGGTCTTACAAGTACAAGAAAGTGACCGGACGCTCTCATTGAGTCGATTATGAGAATTTCCACAGACGGAGAACCAGAAGTTCCAAACTACTGCATATACATTCCATAACTGTTTGCTTTctggttttgattcttttgattaTGGTAGCAGTAGGTTTGAATTATTAATGTTCAAGCATTTATTCTAATATCCCTTAGCTTCTTTTAGAGCACAACAGTAAAACATTCTGTGTACTTTTAAAAGGTGCAGTTGAGTTTGGAGCTCAGCAAATGTTTGGCCCATGTCACGTACGTGTACAAAAGTTTCCCGATCAAAACTCATTACGTGACCATAAAAGTATTGCTTtcaatgagaatcaaactcatgGTCTTGTGAGTCCATACGATTTAACTCGAAAGAGATTCACAACCGGACAATTAGGCGAAGTGGATAAACTCCTCCCACAAATGTGAACCCAAAATTTCTAATATCAAGTCATTTTGAGAAGCTCTTCAAGTCAACCATTTTGATGTGGGAAAAAGGGGaataatcataaaatataagTCAAGTATACGTAAAGCTTAAGCCGAGGCAGAGGCATGACACATTTGTTGTTTTATGGGCTTGTTGCTTTTGATATCAAATCAACAACGTAAGCCACTCTCTTCCCCTGATAGCGTATTCTGGGCGGCTGTTTGATTTTATTGTTGAGTTGGATTGGAAGTTCATCCACTCTTCCTCAATTCACACCTATCTAGATATTTATCTATACACACGCCATTATATTACTAGAAAACAAATATTATGTCCTTATTTGCTTTGAATGAGGACGTTGATTTAGACCCTCAAACCCCACGAAGAGAAGACGTGGTAGATGTTGCCTTCACAAACCTAATATTTTCCACAATATAATACCAAACAAAGTAATAATAATGGCTGGATGTGATTTTCTAAGAGTCAAATGAGTGTGAATACAAAAGTAGCAAAACAATTTAGGATAAATTAATCACTTCATTGGTAAATCGAATCATATGGAGTCAAAAGGCCCTGGATTTGATTTCTGCTGTGAATAACTGGGTTTTGGCCGGtataagagaaaaataaagtTAGAATCCAATACGTCATGTGAAAATAACGAAGTTTGAAACgaaaacaaattatatattctcCAAAATAAAGTCAGGGCTGCGAAAGTTTGAAAAACCTTATTGAGCCAAAAGAGCTAATACCAACACATGGATGATCCAATAGTTCTGCTTAGGTCGCGGCGTAAACGTTGACTTTTGGTATCTTTTGAAGCAATGTAAGATTCCGTATCTTGAACAAATTAATACAGTTGGCCACAAGATATTCTTCTGCACAAAAGTTTCaacttttgaaaaataattataaaaaaaaaggtgccCAAAACGCACGCAATTATGCTTTCAGAGAAGACGATTGGTTTTCATTGGATCAATAAATGGTGGTTGGGTTGAGTTGAGTTGGAGAACCAGTGTATTTTGAAGCCAAACGCAAAAGGGTTCATATACACGCAGTTTCACTAAAGATGAATGAACACTGGTTTGAAACGTGAAAGGCTGAAAGCCATAGTTTAGAAACTTTTCATGAATATagtaaccttttcttttcttttctgtcaGTTTCCAGTTTCCACAGGCTTCATCCACCCATCCTTATTATGGTAATTACAGTAAGATTCATTTAATTATTCCACGAATCCACAATATAATTTTGTATGTATATACCATGGCAACAAGTGAGATAAGTGAATAGTGCAGGGGTATAATGGCAAAAGAGGCACACTTGTTTATGACTTGTTGACTATAAAGACTTTCTGACTTGTATTCCGTCTTTCTTCTCTGTCTATTTCCACACGACGGGCTGAGTCTCAGTAAGAACCGGGATTGCTCCCCTGTTTTTGCTAGTATTCACACTCCACCCTCCACACCAATATATGCACCACCACCACTCTCACCATAGCCAAAACTAATTACTCTCATAGATTTCTTCCAGATCCCTGTCCGTCTCTCGGTCTACCCTCTGTGGGTCGCTTTAAGGTACGTCTCAAATTCTGCTTCATTCCTGGGGGGTTATTTATCTTTGCATGCTCTCTGGCCATTGATTAATTGTCGTTCTTCATAGTTTTGTGTTGGCTTTCTTGAATCTAGATacgtttgttcatttttttccctttcattaTTGACTTTTTCCTTGTAATTTTAAACCAGTTTTAAGTtaatctttttttaatttgattttcgCTTTAACAATAAGACTATGATGTGGAATTTTAGGTATATTATTGCCGTTTAAGATGTGCCTGGTCTTTATGGATTTGGGTTTTTAAAAGTTGCGCTGTTTAATCAAATGGGTTTTGATTTCTCTATACTATAATAGGCAATGATGCATTGCTTAGGTTTGACGCATATTATGTGTCCATGATACCAAAAAAATTTTTTATCGATTTTTCTATCTTGAGCTTCTATAAAATTGTCCTGTAGTGCCTTCTACTTTCAAACAGATAATATGATTAATGGCTGTTCAACAGTTCAGAATTTCCACATAGTGTGTCCTTGTGTTTACGTGTTTAGTTATTTCTCTGGCTATTTGTGTATTTAATTCAGAATATAAAGAGATAttgatatttttcattgatttggctaaaaagtaaaaaccaaGGGGCAGTCTATTTGCGAAGTGGTTGGATACATTATAATTATTTAGCTATTGGAATCTTGGACTTATTGTGATTGTTATCTTGAGTTTTCAGAAATGTATGTGCTAACTTTATAGGTAGTTCTTTGTTGAGAAGGATCAAGCTCATTGTGAAAGGGTAGTAGCATATCTGCAGAGAATACTATGGCTGAGGATGATGTCTATACAAATGATGGGACGGTGGATTTCCATGGAAAACCTGCCAACAAAACGAAAACGGGAAACTGGAAGGCCTGCCGTTTTATTCTAGGTATGCTTAAGTGTCTCTTTTTCTCTAATGGTTTACACTGTACAGCATTGTGTATCATTACTTTTCAAGTCAAATGACCCTAATGTCGTAAATAAAATTTGCTTCTCATAGGAAATGAATGCTGCGAAAGATTGGCATACTATGGGATGAGCACCAATTTGGTGAACTACCTTGAACTGCGTTACAATCAGGGAAATGCCACTGCAGCCAACAATGTTACAAATTGGTCAGGCACCTGCTACATCACACCATTGATTGGAGCCTTTCTAGCTGATGCCTACTTAGGAAGATTTTGGACAATAGCCGGTTTTGTAGTCTTCTACATCTTGGTAAGTTTGATTCATTAGCAAATTCATGATTATCTATAgaagacataataataatatatgacTTGATTATGCTGATTACCTTTTCACCAATGTCATGTATTGGCGTTTTGACCTAAAGCGAGTTAACCATAAATGTGTTGTCTTAATGTGAGTGGAAATGAAGTTTTGCTTACTGATAATGTTCATAGTTTTAAGCTGGTTAATACtaatgaatgttttttttttcctgttggaacttttttttattggatgGAATGTCCCTccctttaaatattttttgagagGGTTGCCAAATCAATCCTGTTACCATAATTGCATGCACGAGCAATCTACCATATTTGTCTAGGGATATTTGGTAGCCTTGAAATTCCAAATATAGTACTTGAGTATCAGGAGCATTTCTGACTGGGTTAGATGTTGGATGTACAGTGGGAATTAACAACGTTGAATTGTACCTATCCTGTTCTTTTTCCTTCACAAACAACGAAGTTGAATGTTTGTTTTTCCTGCAGGGAATGACCCTCCTCACGATGTCTGCATCTGTTGGTGCATTGATGCCCCATTGTGATAAGGACACCTGCTACCCAACAACAATGCAGAGTGTAGTCCTCTTTATCTCACTTTACATGATTGCTCTGGGAACTGGAGGAATCAAACCATGTGTTTCATCCTTTGGGGCAGATCAGTTTGATGAAACTGATGAAcgtgagaaggagaagaagagctCTTTCTTTAATTGGTTTTACTTTTCAATCAATGTTGGTGCTCTTATTGCTTCGTCTGTTTTGGTGTGGATACAAATGAATGTTGGCTGGGGTTGGGGATTTGGGGTTCCAACAGCTGCAATGGCCATAGcaattgtgtttttcttcttgggTAGTCGTTTGTACCGTCATCAAAAGCCTGGAGGGAGTCCCCTTACAAGAATTTTTCAGGTTATAGTTGTATCCTTCAAGAAGTTCAATGTAAAAGTTCCTGCTGATAAGTCTCTTCTCTATGAGACGGCTGATGAGGAAGGTTCCATCGAGGGAAGCCGCAAGCTTGAGCACACCGAGGAACTGACGTAAGTATATTGAAGCAAATGTTTTTTGCCTCTCTGGGTTTACTTTTTTCTTGATCTGTTACCAATTGGTTGTTTACTCAAGTTTTCAAGCTTggtttttattatttatgcatCCTAAAAACATATATGGTTGTCCTCCAGGTTTTTTGACAAGGCTGCAGTTGAGGAGATCCAAACTGATCGCATCAAGGGCTTAGCAAACCCATGGAGACTCTGCACAGTAACGCAAGTTGAGGAGCTCAAATCCATTATAAGGTTGCTTCCTGTATGGGCATCTGGAATAGTTTTTGCAACCGTATACAGTCAAATGAGCACCATGTTTGTTTTACAAGGCAACACAATGGATCAACACATGGGTCCTCATTTCAAAATTCCATCTGCATCTCTCTCCATCTTTGACACCATTAGCGTCCTATTCTGGGCTCCCATATATGACCTAATGATCGTCCCCTTCGTCAGGAGGTTCACAGGCCATGAACGAGGCTTCACCCAGCTCCAACGAATGGGCATCGGCCTTGTTATTTCTATTTTCGCCATGATTGCTGCAGGTGTTTTGGAGGTTATTCGACTTGACATTGTGGAAAGAAACAACTACTATGATCTCAAGACCATTCCAATGTCAATTTTCTGGCAGGTACCACAGTATTTTCTCATAGGATGTGCTGAAGTTTTCACTTTCATCGGGCAATTGGAGTTTTTCTATGACCAGGCACCTGATGCCATGAGGAGTTTGTGCTCCGCACTCTCGCTTACAACGGTGGCATTAGGAAATTACCTGAGCACTCTCCTGGTCACCATTGTGACTAAGATTACCACAAGACATGGGAAGCTTGGTTGGATTCCAGATAATCTGAACAGGGGCCATCTTGACTACTTCTACTGGCTGTTGGCAATCCTCAGCCTGCTCAACTTCTTTGTGTATCTCTTGATTGCAAGGCGCTACACTTACAAGAAAGCAACCGGACGCGCTCATTAACCCAATTTATAGGATGGATTGATGGACATGGAGGTCTATATCTTTGATGATTTTATTGTATCAATGTTTCTCCTGATGTTATCATAGAGTGTGTTTTACCTATTTGAAAGAATACAGTTTGTATGTCTGTAAATATTGCCAAGCGCTGAGAAATCTCTGTATTGTTTGCCACAGATGCTTTTGTTACATATGCGCTTTTGTTTCGTTATGTCGATAGAAACCTGGGCTGGTGCAAGATCCGAAGGCCCACAAGTCCGAAAAGGTTCGTCTGTAAGATGTAGCTCAATGGGTCCTGCCACTCCAATGGGCTGATCTAATTGACCATGACAGCTCAATGGGCTTGGCCCAAAAAGGTTTGTGCAATAGCTAAATGGGCCTTGACACTCCAATGGAACTCAATGGGCCTTGCCACCCCAATGGGCTGATCTTAATATTGACAATGACGGCCCAATTTTTGTGGGCCCTAAAAGGTCGTCTACATTACTCTACAATATGTAGCTCAATGGGCCTTGACACTCCAATGGGCTGATCTATTGGCCACGACAGCCCAATGGGCTCTGTAGTCACAAGATAAACATCTGGAAGCAAAGCAGATGAAAATTGCATCCGTTTTTTATATTGATAAGAATTTTCTTACACaaggaaatttattttttttaaaaaaattctataAAAACTACCCGTTACTACACAAGTTCCATATTTTTgagtaattaaataaatataaaatatgaatATGGCtttatataaaaacaaaaaacttcaaaaacaaTTGCAGAGGATAACGTAAACCGAACGAAGGGTTCAAAACTTGCGGTAGCTACAATAATCTCTCAAAAACCAGAGACCATGATTGCCCTGAAACCCATTCAAACCTCCGTTACTTCTACAAACCATGGTCGCATCTACGCAGCAAAAGTAAACAAATCAAAGAATCGAATCCTGCGCTTGAGCAAGTCAAATGATTCCGAATCCGAAGCTTCACCACCCCCTGAAGGGGATACTCGCAAGCAAGAGCTGCTCGCAAGGATTGCCATGCTTCAAGCTCAGAAAGTTCGTCTCACAGACTTCCTGGATGAGAGGTCTGCTTATCTAACGAAGTTTGGAGAAGAAGTCAATGCAGAGTTCGACAAAATTGGAGAAGATGCCATGAAAGGACTCGATGAAGCCAGCTCCCGGGTATGTTCTTAGTCATCATTACAAATTATGCAACCCATGAAGCAAAAAGAGAAGATTTTGTTGTTACTTGTTGGAGAAAATTTACTTATAACCCACTTCTTGTTCATTTGTGATTTGCAGATAATGGAGAAGATCGAGGGCCAGATGCAAGCTTTTGAGGAATCTGCAGAACTAAACAGGGAGGAGATTGAGACAAATGCAAACATGCTAGCCGAATTTGAAGAGCAAATTGAGGAGGATCGAAATGAAGGGCTGTTCTTTA
The window above is part of the Tripterygium wilfordii isolate XIE 37 chromosome 3, ASM1340144v1, whole genome shotgun sequence genome. Proteins encoded here:
- the LOC119992403 gene encoding protein NRT1/ PTR FAMILY 8.1-like, whose translation is MAEGDIYTKDGTVDFHNNPANKNKTGNWKACRFILGNECCERLAYYGMGTNLVNYLQLRFNQGNATASKNVNDWSGTCYLTPLIGAFLADAYLGRFWTIAGFVVVYILGLVLLTMSASVGGLTPHCDKDSCHPTTVQSTVLFIALYMIALGTGGIKPCVSSFGADQFDESDDIEREKKSSFFNWFYLSINIGALIAASVLVWIQMNVGWGWGFGVPTVAMAMAIVFFFLGSGLYRHQKPGGSPLTRIFQVIVVTFKKLNVKVPADKSLLYETTDEECNIAGSRKLEHTEELKLFDKAAVETENDQIKGLPSPWRLCTVTQVEELKSIIRLLPIWASGIVFSTVYGQMNTIFVLQGNTMDQHMGPHFQIPSASLSLFDTLSVIFWAPVYDQVIVPFARKFTGHERGFTTLQRMGIGLVVSILAMVTAGVLEVVRIDIVKRNNYYDLKTIPMSIFWQVPQYFLIGCAEVFTFIGQLEFFYDQAPDAMRSLCSALSLTTTALGSYLSSLLVTIVTKVTTRHGELGWIPDNLNRGHLDYFYWLLSILSLLNFFVYLLIARSYKYKKVTGRSH
- the LOC119992365 gene encoding protein NRT1/ PTR FAMILY 8.1-like; amino-acid sequence: MAEDDVYTNDGTVDFHGKPANKTKTGNWKACRFILGNECCERLAYYGMSTNLVNYLELRYNQGNATAANNVTNWSGTCYITPLIGAFLADAYLGRFWTIAGFVVFYILGMTLLTMSASVGALMPHCDKDTCYPTTMQSVVLFISLYMIALGTGGIKPCVSSFGADQFDETDEREKEKKSSFFNWFYFSINVGALIASSVLVWIQMNVGWGWGFGVPTAAMAIAIVFFFLGSRLYRHQKPGGSPLTRIFQVIVVSFKKFNVKVPADKSLLYETADEEGSIEGSRKLEHTEELTFFDKAAVEEIQTDRIKGLANPWRLCTVTQVEELKSIIRLLPVWASGIVFATVYSQMSTMFVLQGNTMDQHMGPHFKIPSASLSIFDTISVLFWAPIYDLMIVPFVRRFTGHERGFTQLQRMGIGLVISIFAMIAAGVLEVIRLDIVERNNYYDLKTIPMSIFWQVPQYFLIGCAEVFTFIGQLEFFYDQAPDAMRSLCSALSLTTVALGNYLSTLLVTIVTKITTRHGKLGWIPDNLNRGHLDYFYWLLAILSLLNFFVYLLIARRYTYKKATGRAH
- the LOC119995037 gene encoding uncharacterized protein LOC119995037, which codes for MIALKPIQTSVTSTNHGRIYAAKVNKSKNRILRLSKSNDSESEASPPPEGDTRKQELLARIAMLQAQKVRLTDFLDERSAYLTKFGEEVNAEFDKIGEDAMKGLDEASSRIMEKIEGQMQAFEESAELNREEIETNANMLAEFEEQIEEDRNEGLFFKSLKKSAPVDKAKVEEETQKIKDVTKTSAGSKARRNIYLALICILTLAIADSFITSPDWRKVAILGAILVALLTQFSYEQQLLSETESKEHERTDKEKQ